The following proteins come from a genomic window of Excalfactoria chinensis isolate bCotChi1 chromosome 6, bCotChi1.hap2, whole genome shotgun sequence:
- the SH3PXD2A gene encoding SH3 and PX domain-containing protein 2A isoform X9 produces the protein MDYGSSKRKSGADASSEPMILEQYVVVSNYEKQENSEISLQAGEVVDVIEKNESGWWFVSTAEEQGWVPATYLESQNGTRDDSDINTSKTGEEEKYVTIQPYASQGKDEIGFEKGVTVEVIQKNLEGWWYIRYLGKEGWAPASYLKKAKDDLPSRKKNLTGPVEIIGNIMEISNLLNKKSTDKETQAENETSETHITKKEISLPILCNDSNGNAMMTPDKQASKLAQGSPAIARIAPQRAQISSPNLRTRPPPRRESSLGFQLPKPPEPPSVEVEYYTIAEFQSCISDGISFRGGQKAEVIEKNSGGWWYVQIGEKEGWAPASYIDKRKKPNLNRRTSTLTRPKVPPPAPPSKSKDSEEGTTGMVSSGDTQDSPHKLKYEEPEYDVPTFGFDSECEVNESQREEGTPEKRLFQPLKPSPVSSLQKAKFKVGESSEDVANEEETIYENEGFRRYVEDALSNKESSGDSDSQKSSSLSLTRRNSPCSISPKSSFMKPHVEKDIQPDVGKCHYSRSEETKPRSASDVGLRSMPRTGMKKEPGQSPSIRAKPIVRPKPFLNKADSQSQEKMDISTLRRQLRPTGQLRGGLKGSRSEESESPPHTASENHDDHVRRGSADLITAPSRGIFCSSHPAKTEQENDSRCFYVTTDSYQKVQDSEICFPAGVEVEVLEKQASGWWYLKYGEMEGWAPSHYLALPDNQQETTSVETDASFARNRKNENKSNSLEKIEKRVQALNTINQSKRATPPIPSKPPGGFSKTSGPVKMRNGVRQLAVRPQSVFVSPPPKENNLSCSLRRNESLTATDHLRNVRRNSSFSNARSQPGDSKGKQPERSGSEGSETSSNLSTQRNGIPVSTVRPKPIEKSQFIHNNLKDIYVSIADYEGDEETAGFQEGVCMEVLERNPNGWWYCQIMNGVKPFKGWVPSNYLEKKN, from the exons AAGAGAAGTATGTCACTATCCAGCCATACGCCAGCCAGGGGAAGGATGAGATTGGGTTCGAAAAAGGGGTCACCGTGGAGGTCATCCAAAAGAACCTGGAAGGATGGTGGTACATAAG GTATCTGGGCAAAGAGGGCTGGGCCCCAGCTTCATATCTGAAGAAGGCTAAAGATGATCTTCCATCTAGAAAAAAGAACTTAACTGGGCCAGTGGAAATCATTGGAAACATCATGGAGATCAGCAACCTGCTGAACAAGAAATCCACTGACAAGGAAActcaagcagaaaatgagaCCTCAGAAACGCATATCACCAAGAAGGAAATCAGTTTGCCTATTCTTTGCAATGACTCTAATGGTAACGCCATGATGACACCGGACAAGCAGGCTTCCAAACTGGCCCAAGGATCTCCAGCCATAGCGAGGATAGCACCACAAAGAGCTCAAATAA GTTCTCCAAATTTAAGAACAAGGCCACCCCCTCGAAGAGAATCCAGTCTG GGTTTTCAGTTGCCCAAACCACCAGAGCCACCCTCTGTGGAAGTGGAATACTACACCATTGCAGAGTTCCAGTCGTGTATCTCTGATGGGATAAGCTTTCGTGGTGGACAAAAGGCAGAG GTTATAGAAAAGAATTCTGGTGGCTGGTGGTATGTGCAGattggagagaaggaaggatggGCTCCAGCATCTTATATAGACAAGAGGAAGAAGCCAAATTTAAATAGAAGAACTAGTACTTTAACCCGCCCAAAAGttcctcccccagcaccacccagTAAATCTAAAGACTCTGAAGAAGGAACGACTGGAATGGTTTCTTCAGGGGATACCCAGGACTCCCCCCACAAACTCAAATATGAAGAACCTGAGTATGATGTGCCTACCTTTGGCTTTGATTCAGAGTGTGAAGTAAATGAAAGTCAGCGTGAAGAGGGCACTCCTGAAAAACGACTATTTCAGCCTCTCAAACCCTCTCCTGTGTCATCACTTCAGAAAGCGAAGTTCAAAGTTGGAGAATCTTCCGAGGATGTTGCTAATGAAGAAGAGACCATCTACGAGAATGAGGGATTCAGGCGTTATGTGGAAGATGCTTTGTCCAATAAGGAATCGAGTGGAGACTCCGATTCTCAGAAaagctcttctctctctttgaCTCGAAGGAACTCTCCGTGTTCCATCTCTCCTAAATCATCGTTCATGAAGCCCCATGTGGAAAAAGACATCCAGCCTGATGTTGGAAAATGTCACTATTCTAGGAGTGAAGAGACAAAACCAAGATCAGCTTCAGATGTTGGCTTACGTAGCATGCCAAGAACAGGCATGAAGAAAGAGCCTGGGCAGAGTCCTTCCATTAGAGCAAAACCAATTGTTAGGCCCAAACCATTCCTGAACAAGGCAGATTCTCAGAGTCAAGAGAAGATGGATATCAGCACTTTAAGGCGACAGCTGAGGCCAACTGGGCAACTCAGAGGTGGACTTAAAGGTTCAAGAAGTGAAGAGTCTGAAAGCCCACCACACACAGCTTCTGAAAACCACGATGATCATGTTAGGAGGGGCTCAGCTGACCTCATTACAGCTCCTTCCCGTGGCATTTTCTGCTCTAGCCATCCAGCCAAAACTGAGCAAGAAAATGATTCCAGGTGTTTCTATGTGACCACTGACTCATACCAGAAGGTACAGGATTCTGAAATTTGCTTCCCAGCAGGTGTAGAAGTGGAAGTGCTTGAAAAGCAAGCCAGTGGGTGGTGGTACCTGAAATATGGAGAGATGGAAGGCTGGGCTCCTTCCCATTACTTGGCTCTCCCTGATAACCAGCAAGAAACCACATCAGTGGAGACCGATGCCTCGTTTGCCAGgaacaggaaaaatgaaaataaatcaaatagcTTAGAGAAGATAGAGAAGAGGGTTCAGGCTTTGAACACCATCAACCAGAGCAAACGTGCAACACCACCCATCCCAAGCAAACCTCCAGGTGGATTTTCAAAAACATCAGGACCCGTAAAAATGAGGAATGGTGTGAGGCAGCTTGCTGTCCGGCCTCAGTCAGTGTTTGTGTCTCCACCACCTAAAGAGAACAACTTGTCATGCTCCTTGCGCAGAAATGAGTCCTTAACAGCCACAGACCATCTTAGAAATGTACGTCGGAATTCCTCCTTCAGTAATGCACGGTCGCAGCCAGGTGATTCAAAGGGGAAACAGCCTGAGAGGTCGGGCTCTGAGGGTTCAGAGACCTCCTCCAACCTCTCAACCCAGAGGAATGGGATCCCCGTGTCCACTGTCAGGCCAAAGCCCATTGAAAAATCCCAGTTCATCCACAACAATCTCAAGGACATCTATGTTTCGATTGCAGACTATGAAGGGGATGAGGAGACTGCAGGGTTTCAAGAAGGTGTCTGCATGGAGGTCCTGGAAAGGAACCCAAATGGATGGTGGTACTGCCAGATCATGAATGGTGTGAAGCCATTCAAGGGCTGGGTGCCCTCAAAttatttggagaaaaagaacTAA